A stretch of DNA from Acidobacteriota bacterium:
TCATCAACTCGCTCACCCACATCTGGGGAACGCGCCGATTCCAGACGCCCGACGAGAGCCGCAACAACTTCGTCCTCGCCATCGTGACGATGGGCGAGGGCTGGCACAACAACCACCACTACTACATGTCGAGCACGCGTCAGGGCATCCGTTGGTGGGAGGTCGATCTGACCTACTACCTGCTGCGAATGCTCTCGTGGGTCCGCATCGCGAGAGACCTGCGCCCCTTCAGAGCCGTCGCCCACGACTGAGCACCACTGCACCGGTCGGCGAATCCGCACGCCGCCCGTGCTGCGGCGCGTCCTGAAGTGTTAGGAGAGCTGCGCGATCCGTCAGGTGAACAGCCGCCGGCGATGGGCGATCACGGCCGTCCCGTTCCGGCACTCGTCATCGATGCGCGGATCGGCTCGGCGAGGATCAGCCTGAGCGCGCGGCTGTAGCTGGCGGTGCCATCGGCCACACGGTTGGCCTTGAGGTACCGATCGTAGACTTCCGACGCCGCGTGCTGGATGCGCGGCTGCCGGCGCTGCAGCCGGCGGCCGATGGCTTCGAGATCGCCCCGCACCTTCTCGTCGAGCGAGGGCCAGACGTGGCGGCGATCCGCAGGCGGCAGCGCCGCCGCTGCTTCGAGAATCAGGTACACGCTCCCGCTGTAGGCGAGCTCGGCGGGTCCCTGCATACACGCGAAGAACCCGACGGCGCTCGCTTCGGCCTCGTCGGCAAGGCCGGCCAGGTGTGACCATTCGTGCGCGAGCACGGACGCGCGCTCGAACGGCAGCAGCTCGGGGTGCACGAGCGACTCGAGCGCCAGCGGGTTGACCATGCCGTCGACGCCCGCGCGCGTGAAGAACGGCGTCAGCAGCAGCGAGAACTTGGGACGGCCAGGGCGGCTGAGCGGCGCGAGCTGCAGCGTGCGGAGCGCCGCGTTCAGGCGCGGATAGAGCCGCTCGGCGAGCGCCGGATACTCGACCGACGCGGCAGAGGCGGCGGGCCGGACGCGCGCGGCGAGCGCGCCCGCGTCGGCAATCGCCGTCCGCAACGCCGCCGAGCTGGTCGCCGACTCACCTCCGCTGCCGAGCCGGGACTCGAGCGGCAGGCGGCGATAGTTGCAGCCCCACGCGCACATGAAAAGCGCTACCACCACGGCTGCCGCGCGCACGGTGCGCCGCGCCCCCTCCCAGACCACCGCGAGCACGCCTCGGCGCGAGACGCCGTTGAACAAGCGCACGAGGCGGAACACCGCCAGCGCCGTCGCGCCGCCGATCAGCAGGTCCATCACGGCGATCGGCACGAGGTTGCTCGCGGCCGTCAGGGTCCACTGCAGCCGCGGGTACACGCCGCGCGAGTAGAGCGCGTCGACGACGGAGGCCGGCCACGGCGTCAGGAAGAGGGCCGCGGCGAACAGACTCGACGCCAACCATCCCCACACGC
This window harbors:
- a CDS encoding DUF3810 family protein, with translation MTRAGRAHVRVWGWLASSLFAAALFLTPWPASVVDALYSRGVYPRLQWTLTAASNLVPIAVMDLLIGGATALAVFRLVRLFNGVSRRGVLAVVWEGARRTVRAAAVVVALFMCAWGCNYRRLPLESRLGSGGESATSSAALRTAIADAGALAARVRPAASAASVEYPALAERLYPRLNAALRTLQLAPLSRPGRPKFSLLLTPFFTRAGVDGMVNPLALESLVHPELLPFERASVLAHEWSHLAGLADEAEASAVGFFACMQGPAELAYSGSVYLILEAAAALPPADRRHVWPSLDEKVRGDLEAIGRRLQRRQPRIQHAASEVYDRYLKANRVADGTASYSRALRLILAEPIRASMTSAGTGRP